The Eurosta solidaginis isolate ZX-2024a chromosome 4, ASM4086904v1, whole genome shotgun sequence genome includes a window with the following:
- the ari-1 gene encoding E3 ubiquitin-protein ligase ariadne-1 isoform X2: MESDEDSYEMENVDSGNVSSGDEGDEDFGMEVDIPSCHDRQMETEEYQYEVLTTDEIVLHQREIIDEVNNVLKLPPTIIRILLNHYKWDKEKLLEKYFDGNIEEFFKGAHVINPFNKATNPSRLKVSKNPVEECEICFSLLSPDCMTGLECDHRFCLGCWREYLTTKIITEGLGQSISCAAHGCDILVDDVTVTKLVDPRVKVKYQQLITNSFVECNQLLRWCPSVDCTYAIKVSYGDSRPVSCKCGHVFCFACGENWHDPVKCCWLKKWIKKCDDDSETSNWIAANTKECPKCNVTIEKDGGCNHMVCKNQNCKHDFCWVCLGSWEPHGSSWYNCNRYDEDEAKAARDAQEKLRSSLARYLHYYNRYMNHMQSLKFENKLYAAVKHKMEEMQQHNMSWIEVQFLKKAVDILCQCRQTLMYTYVFAYYLKKNNQSMIFEDNQKDLESATEKLSEYLERDITSENLADIKQKVQDKYRYCEKRRKVLLDHVHEGYEKDWWEYTE, encoded by the exons ATGGAGTCAGATGAGGATTCATACGAAATGGAGAATGTGGACTCTGGAAATGTATCGTCTGGTGATGAGGGTGATGAAGATTTCGGTATGGAAGTTGATATACCATCCTGTCACGATCGTCAAATGGAAACAGAAGAGTATCAATATGAAGTGCTAACCACAGATGAAATAGTACTGCACCAGCGTGAAATAATCGACGAAGTTAACAATGTGCTCAAG CTACCGCCCACAATCATCCGCATACTCCTTAATCACTATAAATGGGATAAGGAGAAGCTACTAGAGAAATATTTTGATGGCAATATAGAGGAATTTTTTAAGGGCGCACACGTAATAAATCCATTCAACAAAGCTACCAATCCAAGTCGGCTTAAG GTGTCTAAAAATCCAGTGGAGGAATGTGAAAtttgcttttctttgctatcaccAGAT TGCATGACTGGTCTTGAGTGTGACCATCGCTTTTGTTTAGGCTGCTGGCGTGAATATTTAACGACAAAAATCATTACCGAAGGACTCGGTCAATCCATCTCGTGTGCCGCACATGGCTGTGATATTTTAGTCGACGATGTTACTGTCACCAAATTAGTGGATCCGCGTGTCAAAGTGAAATATCAACAATTAATCACAAATAGTTTTGTTGAATGCAATCAATTGTTGCGCTGGTGTCCGTCCGTCGATTGTACTTACGCTATTAAAGTATCGTATGGTGATTCACGTCCAGTGAGTTGCAAATGTGGGCATGTGTTTTGTTTTGCATGCGGTGAGAATTGGCATGATCCGGTCAAATGTTGTTGGCTGAAAAAGTGGATTAAGAAATGCGATGATGATTCGGAAACATCCAATTGGATTGCAGCTAACACTAAAGAGTGTCCTAAATGTAATGTGACAATCGAAAAGGATGGCGGTTGTAATCATATGGTGTGCAAAAATCAAAACTGTAAACATGACTTTTGTTGGGTATGTTTGGGATCATGGGAACCGCATGGTTCATCGTGGTACAACTGCAATCGCTACGATGAAGATGAAGCAAAAGCTGCGCGTGATGCGCAAGAGAAGCTGCGTTCATCGTTAGCCAG GTATTTGCATTACTACAATCGTTACATGAATCACATGCagtcgttgaaatttgaaaacaAGCTTTATGCGGCTGTTAAACACAAAATGGAGGAAATGCAACAACATAATATGTCCTGGATTGAA gtgcaatttttgaaaaaagctgTAGATATACTCTGCCAGTGCCGTCAAACGCTTATGTATACGTATGTGTTTGCCTACTATTTAAAAAAGAATAACCAGTCAATGATATTTGAGGATAATCAAAAGGATTTAGAATCTGCAACAGAGAAATTGTCTGAATATCTGGAGCGTGATATAACGTCTGAGAATTTGGCtgatattaaacaaaaagtgcAGGATAAGTATAG GTACTGCGAGAAGCGTCGCAAGGTGCTCCTGGATCACGTGCATGAAGGCTATGAGAAGGACTGGTGGGAATACACAGAATGA
- the ari-1 gene encoding E3 ubiquitin-protein ligase ariadne-1 isoform X1, producing MESDEDSYEMENVDSGNVSSGDEGDEDFGMEVDIPSCHDRQMETEEYQYEVLTTDEIVLHQREIIDEVNNVLKMDSISFQLPPTIIRILLNHYKWDKEKLLEKYFDGNIEEFFKGAHVINPFNKATNPSRLKVSKNPVEECEICFSLLSPDCMTGLECDHRFCLGCWREYLTTKIITEGLGQSISCAAHGCDILVDDVTVTKLVDPRVKVKYQQLITNSFVECNQLLRWCPSVDCTYAIKVSYGDSRPVSCKCGHVFCFACGENWHDPVKCCWLKKWIKKCDDDSETSNWIAANTKECPKCNVTIEKDGGCNHMVCKNQNCKHDFCWVCLGSWEPHGSSWYNCNRYDEDEAKAARDAQEKLRSSLARYLHYYNRYMNHMQSLKFENKLYAAVKHKMEEMQQHNMSWIEVQFLKKAVDILCQCRQTLMYTYVFAYYLKKNNQSMIFEDNQKDLESATEKLSEYLERDITSENLADIKQKVQDKYRYCEKRRKVLLDHVHEGYEKDWWEYTE from the exons ATGGAGTCAGATGAGGATTCATACGAAATGGAGAATGTGGACTCTGGAAATGTATCGTCTGGTGATGAGGGTGATGAAGATTTCGGTATGGAAGTTGATATACCATCCTGTCACGATCGTCAAATGGAAACAGAAGAGTATCAATATGAAGTGCTAACCACAGATGAAATAGTACTGCACCAGCGTGAAATAATCGACGAAGTTAACAATGTGCTCAAG ATGGACTCCATTTCCTTCCAGCTACCGCCCACAATCATCCGCATACTCCTTAATCACTATAAATGGGATAAGGAGAAGCTACTAGAGAAATATTTTGATGGCAATATAGAGGAATTTTTTAAGGGCGCACACGTAATAAATCCATTCAACAAAGCTACCAATCCAAGTCGGCTTAAG GTGTCTAAAAATCCAGTGGAGGAATGTGAAAtttgcttttctttgctatcaccAGAT TGCATGACTGGTCTTGAGTGTGACCATCGCTTTTGTTTAGGCTGCTGGCGTGAATATTTAACGACAAAAATCATTACCGAAGGACTCGGTCAATCCATCTCGTGTGCCGCACATGGCTGTGATATTTTAGTCGACGATGTTACTGTCACCAAATTAGTGGATCCGCGTGTCAAAGTGAAATATCAACAATTAATCACAAATAGTTTTGTTGAATGCAATCAATTGTTGCGCTGGTGTCCGTCCGTCGATTGTACTTACGCTATTAAAGTATCGTATGGTGATTCACGTCCAGTGAGTTGCAAATGTGGGCATGTGTTTTGTTTTGCATGCGGTGAGAATTGGCATGATCCGGTCAAATGTTGTTGGCTGAAAAAGTGGATTAAGAAATGCGATGATGATTCGGAAACATCCAATTGGATTGCAGCTAACACTAAAGAGTGTCCTAAATGTAATGTGACAATCGAAAAGGATGGCGGTTGTAATCATATGGTGTGCAAAAATCAAAACTGTAAACATGACTTTTGTTGGGTATGTTTGGGATCATGGGAACCGCATGGTTCATCGTGGTACAACTGCAATCGCTACGATGAAGATGAAGCAAAAGCTGCGCGTGATGCGCAAGAGAAGCTGCGTTCATCGTTAGCCAG GTATTTGCATTACTACAATCGTTACATGAATCACATGCagtcgttgaaatttgaaaacaAGCTTTATGCGGCTGTTAAACACAAAATGGAGGAAATGCAACAACATAATATGTCCTGGATTGAA gtgcaatttttgaaaaaagctgTAGATATACTCTGCCAGTGCCGTCAAACGCTTATGTATACGTATGTGTTTGCCTACTATTTAAAAAAGAATAACCAGTCAATGATATTTGAGGATAATCAAAAGGATTTAGAATCTGCAACAGAGAAATTGTCTGAATATCTGGAGCGTGATATAACGTCTGAGAATTTGGCtgatattaaacaaaaagtgcAGGATAAGTATAG GTACTGCGAGAAGCGTCGCAAGGTGCTCCTGGATCACGTGCATGAAGGCTATGAGAAGGACTGGTGGGAATACACAGAATGA